A DNA window from Streptococcus sp. LPB0220 contains the following coding sequences:
- a CDS encoding O-methyltransferase, with the protein MVESYSKNANHNMRRPVVKDEIVDFMRTRQKPVAGALEELEAFARKENIPIIPHETVAYFRLLLQALQPKKILEIGTAIGFSALLMAENAPDAQITTIDRNEEMIGFAKENLAKYDQRKQITLLEGDAVDVLQDLTETYDFVFMDSAKSKYIVFLPRILELIEVGGIVVLDDIFQGGDVAKDIMEVRRGQRTIYRGLQNLFHATLNHPDLTASLVPLGDGILMIRKNAETVTLPDPSSF; encoded by the coding sequence ATGGTAGAGTCATATAGTAAAAATGCCAACCACAATATGCGCCGGCCAGTGGTTAAAGATGAGATCGTTGACTTTATGCGCACGCGTCAAAAACCGGTAGCAGGTGCCTTGGAGGAGTTAGAAGCATTCGCCCGCAAGGAAAATATTCCGATTATTCCGCATGAAACGGTAGCTTACTTTAGACTACTCCTGCAAGCCCTACAACCAAAGAAAATCCTGGAAATTGGGACAGCAATTGGATTTTCAGCGCTCTTAATGGCTGAAAATGCTCCCGATGCACAAATTACCACTATTGATCGGAATGAAGAGATGATTGGCTTTGCCAAGGAAAATCTGGCTAAATACGATCAAAGAAAACAAATCACCTTGCTTGAAGGAGATGCAGTAGATGTCTTGCAGGATTTAACAGAGACTTATGACTTTGTCTTTATGGACTCTGCTAAGTCTAAATACATCGTCTTTTTGCCACGAATTCTCGAACTCATAGAGGTTGGGGGAATCGTGGTACTGGATGATATTTTCCAAGGAGGAGATGTTGCCAAGGACATCATGGAAGTGCGTCGTGGGCAACGAACCATTTACCGGGGGCTTCAAAATCTCTTTCATGCGACTCTCAATCATCCAGATTTGACCGCTAGTTTGGTGCCACTTGGAGATGGTATTTTGATGATTCGGAAAAATGCAGAGACGGTAACCTTGCCAGATCCTAGCTCTTTTTAG
- the alaS gene encoding alanine--tRNA ligase produces the protein MKQLSSAQVRQMWLDFWASKGHSVEPSVSLVPVNDPTLLWINSGVATLKKYFDGTIKPENPRITNAQKAIRTNDIENVGKTARHHTMFEMLGNFSIGDYFRDEAITWAYELLTSPEWFDFPKDKLYMTYYPDDKDSYNRWIAVGVDPSHLIPIEDNFWEIGAGPSGPDTEIFFDRGEAFDPENIGLRLLAEDIENDRYIEIWNIVLSQFNADPAVPRSEYKELPHKNIDTGAGLERLVAVIQGAKTNFETDLFMPIIREVEKMSGKTYDPDGDNMSFKVIADHIRSLSFAIGDGALPGNEGRGYVLRRLLRRASMHGQKLGIEGTFLYKLVPTVGKIMESYYPEVLEKQDFIEKIIKSEEESFARTLNSGQHFAQTIVEDLKAKGQTVIAGQDVFKLYDTYGFPVELTEEIAEEAGMTVDRDGFEAAMKEQQERARASAVKGGSMGMQNETLQNITVESSFNYNASQLPSKLVAIVADNAEVEAVSEGTASLIFAETPFYAEMGGQVADHGQILDAQGNVVATVTDVQKAPNGQPLHTVEVLAPLALNQEYTLAIDTNRRHRVMKNHTATHLLHAALHNILGNHATQAGSLNEVEFLRFDFTHFQAVTPEELRAIEQQVNEKIWEAIAVETIETDIDTAKEMGAMALFGEKYGKEVRVVTIGDYSVELCGGTHVGNTSEIGLFKIVKEEGIGSGTRRILAVTGKEAFEAYREQEDALKAVAATLKAPQLKEVPHKVEGLQEQLRQLQKENAELKEKAAAAAAGDVFKNVQEANGHRYIASQVSVSDAGALRTFADNWKQKDYSDVLVLVAAIGDKVNVLVASKTKDVHAGNVIKELAPIVDGRGGGKPDMAMAGGSNQAKIQELLDAVAGKL, from the coding sequence ATGAAACAATTATCTAGTGCACAAGTCCGCCAAATGTGGCTTGATTTCTGGGCAAGCAAAGGCCACTCTGTAGAACCATCTGTTAGCTTGGTTCCTGTAAATGACCCAACCCTTTTGTGGATCAACTCAGGGGTTGCCACTCTTAAGAAATACTTCGATGGAACCATCAAACCTGAAAATCCACGGATTACCAATGCTCAAAAAGCTATTCGTACTAATGATATCGAAAACGTAGGGAAAACTGCTCGTCACCATACTATGTTTGAAATGTTGGGGAATTTCTCAATCGGAGATTACTTCCGTGATGAAGCTATTACGTGGGCTTATGAGCTTTTGACAAGTCCTGAATGGTTTGACTTCCCCAAAGACAAACTTTATATGACTTATTATCCAGATGATAAAGATTCATACAACCGCTGGATCGCTGTTGGGGTGGATCCAAGTCACTTGATCCCAATCGAAGACAACTTCTGGGAAATCGGTGCGGGGCCTTCTGGACCAGATACAGAAATCTTCTTTGACCGTGGAGAAGCTTTTGACCCAGAAAACATCGGCCTTCGTCTGCTTGCAGAAGATATCGAAAACGACCGTTACATCGAAATCTGGAACATTGTCTTGTCACAATTTAACGCTGACCCAGCTGTTCCTCGTAGCGAATACAAGGAATTGCCACACAAGAACATTGATACGGGCGCTGGTTTAGAGCGTTTGGTAGCTGTTATCCAAGGTGCCAAGACCAACTTTGAAACAGACCTCTTTATGCCGATCATCCGTGAAGTTGAAAAGATGTCTGGTAAAACCTATGATCCAGATGGCGATAACATGAGCTTCAAGGTGATTGCTGACCACATCCGTTCGCTTTCATTTGCGATTGGAGATGGGGCTCTTCCTGGTAATGAAGGACGCGGTTACGTTCTTCGTCGTCTCCTCCGTCGTGCTTCCATGCATGGTCAAAAATTGGGGATCGAAGGAACCTTCTTGTATAAATTAGTTCCAACCGTTGGGAAGATCATGGAAAGTTACTACCCAGAAGTACTTGAAAAACAAGACTTCATCGAAAAAATCATCAAGAGTGAAGAAGAATCATTTGCTCGTACCTTGAACTCTGGTCAACACTTTGCCCAAACCATCGTTGAAGACTTGAAAGCCAAAGGTCAAACAGTGATTGCCGGTCAAGATGTCTTTAAACTTTATGATACATACGGATTCCCAGTAGAATTGACAGAAGAAATCGCTGAAGAAGCTGGAATGACAGTCGATCGTGACGGTTTTGAAGCAGCTATGAAGGAACAACAAGAACGGGCGCGTGCATCTGCTGTCAAAGGTGGATCCATGGGGATGCAAAATGAAACCCTTCAAAACATTACAGTTGAAAGTAGCTTCAACTACAATGCCAGCCAATTGCCTTCTAAGTTGGTGGCTATCGTAGCGGACAATGCAGAAGTAGAGGCTGTATCAGAAGGGACTGCATCACTGATCTTTGCAGAAACTCCATTCTACGCTGAAATGGGTGGACAAGTTGCGGACCATGGTCAAATCTTGGATGCTCAAGGAAACGTCGTAGCGACAGTGACAGATGTTCAAAAAGCACCAAATGGACAACCACTTCATACTGTTGAAGTTCTTGCTCCTCTTGCCTTGAACCAAGAATACACCTTGGCTATCGATACCAATCGTCGTCATCGTGTCATGAAGAACCACACAGCCACTCACTTGCTCCATGCGGCTCTTCACAATATCCTTGGTAACCACGCAACCCAAGCGGGATCTCTCAACGAAGTAGAATTCCTTCGCTTTGACTTCACTCACTTCCAAGCTGTGACTCCAGAAGAATTGCGTGCTATTGAACAACAAGTCAATGAAAAGATCTGGGAAGCAATCGCAGTCGAAACGATTGAAACAGATATTGATACTGCTAAAGAAATGGGAGCTATGGCCCTCTTTGGTGAAAAATACGGTAAAGAAGTTCGTGTTGTCACTATCGGTGATTACTCAGTAGAGCTCTGTGGTGGTACTCACGTAGGCAACACTTCTGAAATTGGTCTCTTCAAGATTGTCAAAGAAGAAGGGATCGGATCAGGAACTCGTCGTATCTTGGCAGTGACTGGTAAGGAAGCCTTCGAAGCTTATCGTGAACAAGAAGATGCACTGAAAGCAGTCGCAGCAACCTTGAAAGCACCTCAACTCAAAGAAGTCCCTCATAAGGTGGAAGGTCTTCAAGAACAACTCCGTCAATTGCAAAAAGAAAATGCAGAATTGAAGGAAAAAGCGGCAGCAGCTGCAGCAGGCGATGTCTTCAAGAATGTTCAAGAAGCAAACGGACACCGTTATATTGCCAGCCAAGTTTCAGTTTCAGATGCAGGTGCTCTTCGTACCTTTGCGGATAACTGGAAACAAAAAGATTACTCTGATGTGCTTGTTCTTGTCGCAGCTATCGGTGACAAGGTGAATGTCCTTGTAGCCAGCAAGACAAAAGATGTGCATGCAGGTAATGTCATCAAAGAACTAGCTCCAATCGTCGATGGACGTGGTGGTGGTAAACCAGACATGGCCATGGCAGGAGGAAGCAACCAAGCGAAGATCCAAGAATTGTTGGATGCCGTAGCAGGTAAATTGTAA
- the prsA gene encoding peptidylprolyl isomerase PrsA has product MKKKLVAGAVTLLSVVTLAACANGTNKDIVTMKGDTITVSDFYNEIKTNQGAQQVLFQMTINKVFEKEYGSKVSDKEVDKELAKQKKQLGNQFDAYLAQQGLTEETAKKQIRSNMLLEYAVNQAAKKDIKESDYKAAFESYTPEVTAQIIKLDSEDKAKEVLEAAKAEGADFAQIAKENSTDTATKDKGGEVKFDSGTADIPSQVKEAAFKLDENGISDVITVSAGQNYSASYYIVKLNKKTEKGSDWKKYEKRLKEIIVDGRKQDTNYIRSIIAKAMTNANIKVKDDAFKSTFNQYLQNIGVQTSDSSSSSKK; this is encoded by the coding sequence ATGAAGAAAAAACTTGTAGCGGGTGCTGTGACCTTGCTATCAGTCGTAACACTAGCAGCGTGTGCCAATGGCACAAACAAAGATATCGTGACCATGAAAGGGGACACGATCACAGTTTCTGATTTCTATAATGAAATCAAAACCAACCAAGGTGCTCAACAAGTTCTTTTCCAAATGACCATCAATAAAGTCTTTGAAAAAGAATATGGATCAAAAGTTTCTGATAAAGAAGTCGATAAAGAATTGGCTAAACAAAAGAAACAATTAGGTAACCAATTCGATGCATACTTGGCGCAACAAGGCTTGACGGAAGAAACAGCGAAGAAACAAATCCGTAGCAATATGTTGTTGGAATATGCAGTCAACCAAGCGGCTAAGAAAGATATCAAAGAGTCTGACTACAAGGCAGCTTTTGAATCTTACACACCAGAAGTAACAGCACAAATTATCAAGTTGGATTCAGAAGACAAAGCAAAAGAAGTGTTGGAAGCAGCTAAAGCGGAAGGTGCAGATTTTGCCCAAATCGCCAAAGAAAATTCGACAGATACTGCTACAAAAGACAAAGGTGGTGAAGTTAAGTTCGATTCAGGAACAGCAGATATCCCATCTCAAGTCAAAGAAGCAGCCTTTAAGTTGGATGAAAACGGTATTTCAGATGTGATCACAGTTTCAGCAGGTCAAAACTATTCTGCTAGCTACTATATTGTCAAATTGAATAAGAAGACAGAAAAAGGTTCTGACTGGAAGAAATACGAAAAACGTTTGAAAGAGATCATTGTTGACGGTCGTAAGCAAGATACCAACTACATCCGTAGCATTATTGCAAAAGCGATGACCAATGCCAATATCAAGGTCAAAGATGATGCCTTCAAATCAACATTTAACCAATATTTGCAAAATATCGGTGTCCAAACGAGTGATAGCAGCTCATCATCTAAAAAATAG
- the nrdF gene encoding class 1b ribonucleoside-diphosphate reductase subunit beta, which produces METYYKAINWNAIEDVIDKSTWEKLTEQFWLDTRIPLSNDLDDWRKLSNKEKDLVGKVFGGLTLLDTMQSETGVQALRADIRTPHEEAVFNNIQFMESVHAKSYSSIFSTLNTKSEIEEIFEWTDTNPFLQKKAEIINEIYLNGTPLEKKVASVFLETFLFYSGFFTPLYYLGNNKLANVAEIIKLIIRDESVHGTYIGYKFQLGFNELPEDEQEKLKEWMYDLLYTLYENEEGYTESLYDGVGWTEEVKTFLRYNANKALMNLGQDPLFPDSADDVNPIVMNGISTGTSNHDFFSQVGNGYLLGEVEAMQDDDYNYGL; this is translated from the coding sequence ATGGAAACATACTACAAAGCCATTAACTGGAATGCCATCGAGGATGTCATCGATAAATCTACTTGGGAAAAACTGACCGAGCAATTCTGGTTGGATACGCGTATCCCTTTGTCAAACGACCTGGATGACTGGAGAAAGTTGTCTAATAAAGAAAAAGACCTCGTTGGTAAAGTCTTTGGTGGATTGACTCTGTTGGATACCATGCAGTCTGAAACGGGTGTGCAAGCTCTTCGTGCAGATATCCGTACTCCCCACGAAGAAGCTGTCTTTAACAACATCCAATTTATGGAATCTGTCCATGCTAAGTCCTACTCTTCCATCTTTTCTACCTTGAATACCAAGTCAGAAATCGAAGAGATTTTCGAATGGACTGATACCAATCCTTTCCTTCAAAAGAAGGCAGAGATCATCAATGAAATCTACCTCAATGGCACTCCTCTAGAAAAGAAAGTTGCTAGCGTCTTTCTTGAAACCTTCCTCTTCTACTCTGGTTTCTTCACACCGCTCTACTATCTTGGAAACAACAAGTTGGCCAACGTAGCTGAGATCATCAAGTTGATCATTCGGGACGAATCAGTTCACGGAACTTATATCGGCTACAAGTTCCAACTCGGATTTAACGAATTACCAGAAGACGAACAAGAAAAGCTCAAAGAATGGATGTATGACTTACTCTACACTCTCTATGAGAATGAAGAAGGCTATACAGAGAGCCTCTATGACGGTGTAGGTTGGACAGAGGAAGTCAAGACCTTCCTTCGCTATAACGCTAACAAAGCCCTCATGAACCTGGGACAAGATCCGCTCTTCCCTGACTCAGCAGATGATGTCAACCCAATCGTCATGAACGGGATCTCAACCGGTACCTCTAACCACGACTTCTTCTCTCAAGTCGGAAATGGTTACCTTCTCGGTGAAGTAGAAGCCATGCAGGATGACGATTACAACTACGGTTTATAA
- the pepF gene encoding oligoendopeptidase F has protein sequence MVKQRNEIDEKYQWDLSTIFATDQAWEEEAASLAADIKAASHYAGHLLDSAQTLLDTTNAYLELSRRLEKVYVYAHMKNDQDTRVAKYQEYQSKGMSLYSLLGETFAFYEPEFMAITDEQYKAFVSEVPALEQYGHYFDRLLEKKEHVLSQKEEELLAGAGEIFAAGGETFEILDNADIVFPTVHDDKGEEVQLTHGNYISLVESKDRAVRKEAYEGLYKVYEQYQHTYAKTLQTNVKVHNFNAKVRKFSSAREAALSENFVPESVYDSLVAAVNKHLPLLQRYVQLRSKILGISDLKMYDMYTPLSDTDYKFTYEESLAKAEEVLAVLGEDYLSRVKRAFSERWIDVHVNQGKRSGAYSGGSYDTNAFMLLNWQDTLDNLFTLVHETGHSMHSSYTRETQPYVYGDYSIFLAEIASTTNENILTERLLEEVEDDATRFAILNHFLDGFRGTVFRQTQFAEFEHAIHKADQEGTVLTSEFLNNLYAELNEKYYGLSKEDNPEIQYEWARIPHFYYNYYVFQYSTGFAAASALAEKIVHGTQEDRDKYIDYLKAGNSDYPLNVIRKAGVDMEKEDYLDAAFAVFERRLNEFEALVEKLGLA, from the coding sequence ATGGTAAAACAACGTAATGAAATTGATGAAAAATACCAATGGGATTTGTCGACAATTTTTGCGACAGATCAAGCTTGGGAAGAAGAAGCAGCTAGCTTAGCTGCAGATATTAAAGCAGCAAGCCACTATGCTGGTCATTTGTTGGATTCGGCGCAAACACTGTTGGATACAACCAATGCATATTTGGAATTGAGCCGTCGCTTAGAAAAGGTCTACGTCTATGCTCATATGAAAAATGACCAAGACACACGAGTGGCTAAATACCAAGAGTACCAATCAAAAGGGATGTCTCTTTATAGCTTGTTGGGTGAAACCTTTGCCTTCTATGAGCCTGAATTCATGGCCATTACGGATGAGCAGTACAAGGCCTTTGTGAGTGAAGTTCCAGCCTTGGAACAATATGGTCATTATTTTGATCGTTTGCTAGAGAAAAAAGAACATGTCTTGTCTCAAAAAGAAGAGGAATTACTTGCAGGAGCTGGTGAGATCTTTGCGGCTGGTGGTGAAACCTTTGAAATCTTGGACAATGCAGATATTGTTTTCCCAACTGTACATGATGACAAGGGTGAAGAAGTTCAATTAACCCATGGAAACTATATTTCTTTGGTAGAATCTAAAGATCGTGCCGTTCGTAAAGAAGCTTACGAAGGCCTCTACAAGGTTTATGAACAGTACCAACATACCTATGCTAAAACCTTGCAAACCAATGTGAAAGTTCATAACTTTAATGCTAAAGTTCGCAAATTCTCTTCTGCCCGTGAAGCGGCCCTTTCTGAAAACTTTGTACCAGAAAGTGTTTATGATAGCTTGGTAGCAGCTGTGAACAAACACTTGCCACTCTTGCAACGCTATGTGCAATTGCGTTCAAAAATTCTAGGAATCTCAGACTTGAAGATGTACGATATGTATACGCCATTATCCGATACAGACTACAAGTTTACCTATGAAGAATCATTGGCCAAAGCAGAAGAAGTCTTGGCTGTTTTGGGTGAGGACTACCTTTCTCGTGTGAAACGTGCCTTTAGCGAACGGTGGATCGATGTGCATGTCAACCAAGGAAAACGTTCAGGTGCCTATTCAGGTGGTTCTTATGATACCAATGCCTTCATGTTGTTGAACTGGCAAGATACATTGGATAATCTCTTCACCTTGGTGCATGAAACTGGTCACAGTATGCATTCTAGCTATACCCGTGAAACCCAGCCTTATGTCTATGGGGACTATTCAATTTTCCTTGCTGAAATCGCCTCTACAACCAATGAAAATATCTTGACCGAACGTCTGTTAGAAGAAGTAGAAGACGATGCAACTCGTTTTGCTATTTTGAATCACTTCTTGGATGGCTTCCGTGGAACCGTCTTCCGTCAAACGCAGTTTGCTGAATTTGAGCATGCCATTCATAAAGCAGACCAAGAAGGTACCGTTTTGACTAGTGAGTTCTTGAACAACCTTTATGCAGAGCTCAATGAAAAATACTATGGTCTTTCAAAAGAAGACAACCCTGAGATCCAATATGAATGGGCTCGGATTCCTCACTTCTACTATAACTACTATGTCTTCCAATATTCAACAGGTTTTGCAGCAGCTTCAGCCTTAGCTGAAAAAATTGTTCATGGAACACAAGAAGATCGTGATAAATATATCGACTACTTGAAGGCTGGAAATTCTGACTATCCACTCAATGTCATCCGCAAAGCAGGTGTGGATATGGAAAAAGAAGACTACTTGGACGCAGCCTTTGCGGTCTTTGAACGTCGGTTGAATGAATTTGAAGCCCTAGTAGAAAAATTAGGACTCGCATAA
- a CDS encoding LURP-one-related/scramblase family protein has protein sequence MRTYQVKQKFRLGGERFDIKDELGNVEYQVEGSFLKIPKTFTIYDKNGQEVSHITKKTISFLPKFVVELKDGDCFFIHKKLTLFRDKYDIEDLGLRVQGNIWDLEFKLFDDRDQIVAEISKELFHLTSTYQVSVYEDEYADLVISLCVAIDYVEMLEASAN, from the coding sequence ATGCGAACCTATCAAGTGAAACAAAAATTTCGATTGGGTGGTGAGCGGTTCGATATCAAAGATGAGTTGGGAAATGTTGAGTACCAGGTTGAGGGATCTTTTCTTAAGATTCCCAAGACTTTTACCATCTATGATAAGAATGGACAAGAAGTGAGCCACATTACTAAAAAAACAATCAGCTTTCTTCCTAAGTTTGTGGTTGAGTTGAAGGATGGGGACTGCTTTTTTATCCATAAAAAACTGACGCTCTTCAGGGATAAATACGATATCGAAGATTTGGGACTGCGGGTACAAGGAAATATCTGGGATCTAGAATTCAAATTATTCGATGATCGGGATCAAATCGTCGCTGAGATTAGCAAAGAACTCTTTCATCTAACCTCTACCTACCAAGTATCGGTGTATGAGGATGAATACGCTGATTTAGTCATCTCACTTTGTGTCGCCATCGATTATGTCGAAATGTTAGAAGCTAGCGCAAATTAA